The following are encoded in a window of Fusarium falciforme chromosome 11, complete sequence genomic DNA:
- a CDS encoding Glyco-transf-28 domain-containing protein, whose translation MESPAPEPSGGDALTNMPNLNIVIMGFGSRGDLEPTLEIAKVLQVHHGHRVRYVTHERHRPLVQAAGIEFYSLGRANPREMIFRRSLGAAGMRKLLPQIQDEFFEMGQRFWGACIDDPAGMPEEPSPEPFVADAIIATMTTFVHSSAAARMGIPIHLQANNPRIYSKYLPHSQAESSATSDSVVRNVLSWWLKDLAFLLMLNSGFNRLRVDTMGLEAFSPLWWTSQFFRFRLPCTNLWSPHLLPSPADWGDEIETAGFVFSDPEPYTPPTELTKWLESGDEPIYVGFGSMSFPNTEQVLQAVFDGIAKSGRRIIFAKGWCGIDSSLFQRDDIFIVEEIPHHWLFPRVAAVVIHMGAGTFSLALKFGKPIIMIPIAGDQPFWSHRVFQAGCSPEPIPLQGINSDLVATRVQEALSPEIGQHVKLMADQISKEEPGQFKFARSALNTFQQAYAEGYCDLLPDRVAVWKHKPSDVKLSAMAASILVTDSLIQQTDLSLIRHVELPDLKAPGDPISGIFSGIALLGGRVLSLFGAFRGLGTTQGAVELLKRVVHVAEAPVGFLHQASYGVYNIAEYLTFKLGGIHRQQFDSNLWAYSYPEMLSLLLLAPIKEINPWTNTFMTLLLSPIRFTIAIANVPIGFLAFTLRLIDRRIEQSLGYRPKEDTVYNARMRQGRQEMGLAPTELHGRVVQSWEKVNGSSLAN comes from the exons ATGGAGAGCCCAGCCCCCGAACCCTCAGGTGGGGATGCCCTCACCAACATGCCCAACCTCAACATTGTCATCATGGGCTTTGGCAGTCGCGGCGACCTCGAACCAACTCTAGAAATCGCCAAAGTGTTGCAggttcatcatggccatcgtGTGAGATACGTCACACATGAGCGTCATCGACCTCTCGTCCAGGCCGCTGGCATAGAGTTCTACTCCCTCGGACGAGCCAACCCGAGGGAGATGATATTCCGAAGAAGCCTTGGCGCTGCAGGAATGCGCAAGCTTTTACCCCAGATTCAGGATGAGTTCTTTGAGATGGGCCAACGATTCTGGGGGGCTTGTATTGATGATCCTGCTGGCATGCCTGAGGAACCGTCACCAGAGCCGTTTGTTGCGGATGCCATCATTGCGACTATGACGACCTTTGTCCACAGCTCTGCTGCCGCCAGAATGGGTATTCCTATTCATCTTCAGGCGAACAATCCTCGAATATACTCAAAGTACCTGCCACATTCACAAGCGGAGAGCTCTGCCACAAGCGATTCGGTTGTCAGGAATGTGCTCTCGTGGTGGTTGAAGGACTTGGC TTTTCTTCTCATGCTGAATTCTGGTTTCAACCGACTTCGGGTTGATACCATGGGCCTTGAAGCATTCTCCCCCTTATGGTGGACCAGCCAATTCTTTCGCTTTCGATTGCCTTGCACCAACCTTTGGTctccccatcttctcccaAGCCCTGCCGACTGGGGTGATGAGATTGAAACCGCTGGCTTTGTGTTTTCAGACCCGGAACCGTACACTCCGCCCACTGAGTTAACCAAATGGCTCGAGAGCGGAGACGAGCCGATCTATGTCGGGTTTGGGAGCATGTCGTTTCCAAACACGGAACAAGTTCTCCAAGCTGTCTTTGATGGCATCGCCAAATCTGGACGTCGTATCATCTTTGCAAAGGGGTGGTGTGGCATAGACTCTAGCCTATTCCAGAGAGATGACATCTTTATCGTTGAGGAGATACCGCATCATTGGCTCTTCCCTAGAGTCGCGGCCGTCGTCATTCACATGGGAGCTGGAACGTTTTCACTGGCGCTCAAGTTTGGAAAGCCTATCATCATGATTCCCATTGCTGGAGATCAGCCGTTTTGGTCTCACCGGGTGTTCCAAGCCGGGTGTAGTCCAGAGCCGATTCCTCTCCAAGGTATCAACTCGGACCTGGTCGCCACGAGAGTTCAAGAAGCACTCTCACCTGAGATTGGACAACATGTCAAGTTGATGGCAGACCAGATATCTAAAGAAGAGCCCGGTCAATTCAAGTTTGCCAGATCTGCTTTGAACACCTTTCAACAGGCGTATGCCGAGGGATATTGCGATCTATTGCCTGACCGTGTAGCGGTCTGGAAACACAAGCCATCTGACGTCAAACTGTCAGCGATGGCTGCGAGCATTCTTGTTACCGATTCCCTGATCCAGCAGACAGACCTGAGCTTGATACGACATGTCGAGTTGCCAGATCTTAAAGCGCCCGGAGATCCCATCTCGGGAATTTTCAGCGGAATCGCCCTGCTTGGAGGCCGAGTTTTGTCCCTCTTCGGGGCATTCCGAGGCCTGGGAACTACCCAAGGAGCCGTGGAATTGTTGAAGCGGGTGGTTCATGTTGCTGAAG CACCTGTCGGTTTTCTACACCAAGCCTCTTACGGAGTTTATAACATTGCGGAATATCTCACATTCAAACTCGGCGGTATTCATCGCCAACAGTTTGACAGCAATCTCTGGGCCTACTCTTATCCCGAGATGCTGTCATTGCTGCTTCTGGCGCCAATCAAAGAGATCAATCCCTGGACAAATACTTTCATGACGCTGCTCCTGTCACCTATCAGGTTCACTATTGCCATAGCCAATGTGCCCATTGGATTTCTAGCCTTCACCTTGAGGCTGATTGACAGAAGGATTGAACAGTCATTGGGCTATCGCCCCAAGGAGGATACAGTGTACAATGCGAGAATGAGACAGGGCCGTCAAGAGATGGGACTTGCACCCACTGAGCTGCATGGCCGAGTGGTGCAGTCCTGGGAGAAAGTGAACGGGTCAAGTCTGGCGAACTGA